CTGCCTTCGCCTCCACCGGTCACGGCGGAGGTGGTGGGGCCGGCGGGGCCGCTGGGGGACGGCCATGGCTGATCTGTTTGCGGGGCTGGTGGGTCAGGAGCGGGCCCTGACCTTTCTTCGGGCCGCCCTGGAACGTCAGCGGCTGGCCCCCGCCTACCTGTTCTGTGGCCCCGAGGGCATTGGCCGTCGCCAGGCGGCCCTGCGCTTTCTCGAAGGGGTGCTGGCTGGCCCCCAGGGCAGCGAGTCCGTGCGCCGGCGACTGGCGGCCGGCAACCACCCCGACCTGCTCTGGGTGGAGCCCACCTACCAGCACCAGGGGGAACTGGTGCCGGCCTCCGAAGCGGTCGAGCGCGGCGTCAGTCGGCGGGCGCCCCCCCAGCTGCGGCTGGAGCAGGTGCGCGCCGTGGGCGGTTTTCTGGCCCGCCGGCCCCTGGAGGCCAACCGTGTCCTGGTGGTGATCGAGGCGGTGGAGGCGATGGCCGAGGGGGCGGCCAACGCCCTGCTCAAGACCCTCGAAGAGCCCGGTGGCGGCCTGCTGCTGCTGCTCACGGCGGCCCCCGACCGG
The window above is part of the Cyanobium sp. ATX 6F1 genome. Proteins encoded here:
- a CDS encoding DNA polymerase III subunit delta' is translated as MADLFAGLVGQERALTFLRAALERQRLAPAYLFCGPEGIGRRQAALRFLEGVLAGPQGSESVRRRLAAGNHPDLLWVEPTYQHQGELVPASEAVERGVSRRAPPQLRLEQVRAVGGFLARRPLEANRVLVVIEAVEAMAEGAANALLKTLEEPGGGLLLLLTAAPDRLLSTIRSRCQAIPFSRLDPLAMDEVLQALGSPAGAISEPPGLLELAAGSPGALLRHREQWNQLPEGLADRLLALSSDPMEALALARDLTEALDGEQQLWLLDWWQLQLWRRTASIQRQRRLEQLRSQLRAYVQPRLAWEVALLG